One region of Camelina sativa cultivar DH55 chromosome 6, Cs, whole genome shotgun sequence genomic DNA includes:
- the LOC104792113 gene encoding bet1-like SNARE 1-1: MMNPRREPRGGRSSLFDGIEEGGIRAASSYSHEINEHDNERALEGLQDRVLLLKRLSGDINEEVDTHNRMLDRMGNDMDSSRGFLSGTMDRFKTVFETKSSRRMLTLVASFVGLFLVIYYLTR; the protein is encoded by the exons ATGATGAATCCTAGAAG GGAGCCGCGTGGTGGTAGAAGTTCTCTCTTTGATGGCATTGAAGAGGGAGGAATTAGAGCTGCTTCTTCTTACTCTCATGAAATCAATGAACATGACAATGAGCGTGCCTTGGAAGGTTTGCAAGACAGAGTCCTTCTTTTAAAACGA CTATCTGGTGATATAAATGAAGAGGTCGATACTCATAACCGCATGCTTGACAGAATG GGCAATGATATGGATTCATCAAGGGGGTTTCTCTCAGGAACCATGGACCGGTTTAAAACG GTATTTGAGACAAAATCAAGCCGAAGAATGCTGACGCTTGTGGCATCGTTCGTGGGTTTGTTTCTAGTCATATACTATCTTACTCGGTAA
- the LOC104792114 gene encoding deoxyhypusine hydroxylase isoform X2 — protein sequence MESNGTVSSTVNLEKFLCERLVDQSQPISERFRALFSLRNLKGPGPRNALILASRDSSNLLAHEAAFALGQMQDAEAIPALESVLNDMSLHPIVRHEAAEALGAIGLAGNVDILKKSLISDTAQEVRETCELALKRIEELGNVDAENQSTTTEKSPFMSVDPAGPAASFSSVHQLRQILLDETKCMYERYAALFALRNHGGEEAVSAIVDSLSANSALLRHEVAYVLGQLQNKTALATLSKVLRDVNEHPMVRHEAAEALGSIADEQSIALSMLEFENSGKSFEDAQGSSPFFKTFTNKQRNTNFSRSYFNNSLCTIIILLL from the exons ATGGAATCTAATGGAACAGTTTCATCGACGGTGAACTTGGAGAAGTTTCTCTGCGAGCGATTGGTTGATCAGTCACAGCCGATCTCGGAGCGGTTTagagctctcttctctcttcgcAACTTGAAAGGACCAGGACCTCGCAACGCCCTAATCCTCG CGTCTAGAGACTCATCTAATCTGTTAGCACATGAAGCTGCTTTTGCATTGGGTCAGATGCAAGATGCTGAAGCAATTCCTGCTCTTGAGTCTGTTCTTAATGATATGTCTTTGCATCCTATAGTACGACATGAG GCAGCAGAAGCTCTTGGAGCCATTGGTTTAGCGGGTAATGTTGACATTTTAAAGAAAAGCTTGATTTCGGATACAGCTCAGGAGGTTCGAGAAACATGTGAATTAGCTCTCAAAAGGATTGAAGAGTTGGGCAATGTTGATGCCGAGAACCAGTCAACCACAACCGAGAAATCACCTTTCATGTCTGTTGACCCTGCAGGCCCAgctgcttctttctcttctgtCCACCAATTGAG GCAAATTCTTCTGGATGAAACGAAATGCATGTATGAGAGATATGCTGCACTTTTTGCCCTACGGAATCATGGTGGAGAGGAAGCGGTTTCTGCCATAGTTGATTCTTTGAGTGCTAACAGTGCCCTTCTACGTCATGAG GTTGCTTATGTCTTGGGCcaattgcaaaataaaactgCTTTGGCTACTCTAAGCAAAGTACTAAGAGATGTGAACGAGCACCCAATGGTTAGACACGAGGCTGCAGAAGCGCTTGGTTCTATTGCAG ATGAGCAGAGCA TTGCATTGAGTATGTTGGAATTTGAAAATTCCGGAAAATCATTTGAG GATGCTCAAGGATCTTCACCATTCTTTAAAACATTTACCAACAAACAAAGGAACACAAACTTTAGCAGAAGCTATTTTAACAACTCATTATGCacgattattattttattactataG
- the LOC104792114 gene encoding deoxyhypusine hydroxylase isoform X1 — MESNGTVSSTVNLEKFLCERLVDQSQPISERFRALFSLRNLKGPGPRNALILASRDSSNLLAHEAAFALGQMQDAEAIPALESVLNDMSLHPIVRHEAAEALGAIGLAGNVDILKKSLISDTAQEVRETCELALKRIEELGNVDAENQSTTTEKSPFMSVDPAGPAASFSSVHQLRQILLDETKCMYERYAALFALRNHGGEEAVSAIVDSLSANSALLRHEVAYVLGQLQNKTALATLSKVLRDVNEHPMVRHEAAEALGSIADEQSIALLQEFSRDPEPIVAQSCEVALSMLEFENSGKSFEDAQGSSPFFKTFTNKQRNTNFSRSYFNNSLCTIIILLL, encoded by the exons ATGGAATCTAATGGAACAGTTTCATCGACGGTGAACTTGGAGAAGTTTCTCTGCGAGCGATTGGTTGATCAGTCACAGCCGATCTCGGAGCGGTTTagagctctcttctctcttcgcAACTTGAAAGGACCAGGACCTCGCAACGCCCTAATCCTCG CGTCTAGAGACTCATCTAATCTGTTAGCACATGAAGCTGCTTTTGCATTGGGTCAGATGCAAGATGCTGAAGCAATTCCTGCTCTTGAGTCTGTTCTTAATGATATGTCTTTGCATCCTATAGTACGACATGAG GCAGCAGAAGCTCTTGGAGCCATTGGTTTAGCGGGTAATGTTGACATTTTAAAGAAAAGCTTGATTTCGGATACAGCTCAGGAGGTTCGAGAAACATGTGAATTAGCTCTCAAAAGGATTGAAGAGTTGGGCAATGTTGATGCCGAGAACCAGTCAACCACAACCGAGAAATCACCTTTCATGTCTGTTGACCCTGCAGGCCCAgctgcttctttctcttctgtCCACCAATTGAG GCAAATTCTTCTGGATGAAACGAAATGCATGTATGAGAGATATGCTGCACTTTTTGCCCTACGGAATCATGGTGGAGAGGAAGCGGTTTCTGCCATAGTTGATTCTTTGAGTGCTAACAGTGCCCTTCTACGTCATGAG GTTGCTTATGTCTTGGGCcaattgcaaaataaaactgCTTTGGCTACTCTAAGCAAAGTACTAAGAGATGTGAACGAGCACCCAATGGTTAGACACGAGGCTGCAGAAGCGCTTGGTTCTATTGCAG ATGAGCAGAGCATTGCATTGCTACAAGAATTCTCAAGGGACCCTGAGCCTATTGTTGCCCAAAGTTGTGAAGTTGCATTGAGTATGTTGGAATTTGAAAATTCCGGAAAATCATTTGAG GATGCTCAAGGATCTTCACCATTCTTTAAAACATTTACCAACAAACAAAGGAACACAAACTTTAGCAGAAGCTATTTTAACAACTCATTATGCacgattattattttattactataG
- the LOC104792114 gene encoding deoxyhypusine hydroxylase isoform X3, protein MESNGTVSSTVNLEKFLCERLVDQSQPISERFRALFSLRNLKGPGPRNALILASRDSSNLLAHEAAFALGQMQDAEAIPALESVLNDMSLHPIVRHEAAEALGAIGLAGNVDILKKSLISDTAQEVRETCELALKRIEELGNVDAENQSTTTEKSPFMSVDPAGPAASFSSVHQLRQILLDETKCMYERYAALFALRNHGGEEAVSAIVDSLSANSALLRHEVAYVLGQLQNKTALATLSKVLRDVNEHPMVRHEAAEALGSIADEQSIALLQEFSRDPEPIVAQSCEVALSMLEFENSGKSFEFFFTQDPLVH, encoded by the exons ATGGAATCTAATGGAACAGTTTCATCGACGGTGAACTTGGAGAAGTTTCTCTGCGAGCGATTGGTTGATCAGTCACAGCCGATCTCGGAGCGGTTTagagctctcttctctcttcgcAACTTGAAAGGACCAGGACCTCGCAACGCCCTAATCCTCG CGTCTAGAGACTCATCTAATCTGTTAGCACATGAAGCTGCTTTTGCATTGGGTCAGATGCAAGATGCTGAAGCAATTCCTGCTCTTGAGTCTGTTCTTAATGATATGTCTTTGCATCCTATAGTACGACATGAG GCAGCAGAAGCTCTTGGAGCCATTGGTTTAGCGGGTAATGTTGACATTTTAAAGAAAAGCTTGATTTCGGATACAGCTCAGGAGGTTCGAGAAACATGTGAATTAGCTCTCAAAAGGATTGAAGAGTTGGGCAATGTTGATGCCGAGAACCAGTCAACCACAACCGAGAAATCACCTTTCATGTCTGTTGACCCTGCAGGCCCAgctgcttctttctcttctgtCCACCAATTGAG GCAAATTCTTCTGGATGAAACGAAATGCATGTATGAGAGATATGCTGCACTTTTTGCCCTACGGAATCATGGTGGAGAGGAAGCGGTTTCTGCCATAGTTGATTCTTTGAGTGCTAACAGTGCCCTTCTACGTCATGAG GTTGCTTATGTCTTGGGCcaattgcaaaataaaactgCTTTGGCTACTCTAAGCAAAGTACTAAGAGATGTGAACGAGCACCCAATGGTTAGACACGAGGCTGCAGAAGCGCTTGGTTCTATTGCAG ATGAGCAGAGCATTGCATTGCTACAAGAATTCTCAAGGGACCCTGAGCCTATTGTTGCCCAAAGTTGTGAAGTTGCATTGAGTATGTTGGAATTTGAAAATTCCGGAAAATCATTTGAG TTCTTTTTCACGCAAGACCCCCTTGTTCACTAA
- the LOC104792115 gene encoding LOB domain-containing protein 16-like produces MASNGTGTGSPCGACKFLRRKCVIDCIFAPYFSSEESPARFAAIHKVFGASNVSKILLHVPIEDRNEVVVTMAYQAEARLHDPVYGCVSHVFALQQQVAFLQAQLMQLKANLAHQTISTVAGDLSKRSEMTWQQTSGYTIPYMPYSHENPNKLVTPLSSIESLKYSHTSSEVTTSVQDIQTGRFGFHQDGYPNKKRSQGYSNSDLGELQALARMMRN; encoded by the exons ATGGCATCTAACGGTACAGGAACAGGTTCTCCATGCGGCGCATGCAAGTTTCTGAGGAGAAAATGCGTGATTGATTGCATATTTGCACCGTACTTCTCATCGGAAGAAAGTCCGGCGAGATTTGCAGCCATTCACAAGGTGTTCGGAGCAAGTAACGTTTCTAAAATCTTGCTCCACGTTCCCATCGAAGACCGGAATGAGGTTGTCGTCACTATGGCTTACCAAGCTGAAGCTCGTCTCCATGATCCTGTCTATGGTTGTGTCTCTCATGTCTTCGCCCTCCAGCAAcag GTGGCATTCTTACAAGCACAACTGATGCAACTAAAAGCGAACCTCGCCCACCAGACAATCTCCACGGTGGCCGGAGATCTGAGCAAGAGATCAGAAATGACGTGGCAGCAAACAAGTGGCTACACGATACCGTACATGCCATACAGTCACGAAAACCCTAATAAACTGGTGACACCGCTGAGCTCAATCGAATCGTTGAAATACAGCCACACGAGTAGTGAAGTCACGACCAGCGTGCAAGATATTCAaacgggtcggtttgggtttcaCCAGGACGGTTATCCAAACAAGAAGAGATCGCAGGGTTACAGTAATAGCGATCTCGGAGAGCTTCAAGCGTTGGCTAGGATGATGAGAAActga
- the LOC104792116 gene encoding LOB domain-containing protein 29-like codes for MSSSSSSSSSGSPCGACKFLRRKCAKGCVFAPYFCHEQGASHFAAIHKVFGASNASKLLSHLPISDRCEAAITISYEAQARLQDPIYGCVSHIFALQQQVVNLQAQLEILKQQTAQSMIFADSPTSEKPNGYYGDTTKTPYHHDHLEPQNIYHHHDQTHLVYQTGSSGTVHHGDATENSYHNETSSAMGEFSIYSDLEQRLNTFNQDNLKELQSANFGYISFS; via the exons atgagtAGCTCCAGCTCTAGCTCTAGCTCTGGCTCTCCTTGCGGTGCTTGTAAGTTCCTTAGGAGGAAATGTGCAAAGGGATGTGTGTTTGCTCCATACTTTTGTCATGAACAAGGAGCTTCACACTTTGCAGCGATTCACAAGGTCTTTGGAGCTAGCAATGCTTCTAAGTTGCTCTCTCATCTTCCCATCAGTGATCGATGTGAAGCCGCTATTACAATCTCTTATGAAGCTCAAGCTAGGCTTCAAGATCCCATCTATGGCTGCGTTTCTCATATCTTTGCTCTCCAGCAACAA GTTGTGAATCTACAAGCACAACTTGAGATCCTCAAGCAACAGACAGCACAAAGCATGATTTTTGCTGATTCACCGACATCAGAAAAACCTAATGGTTACTATGGAGACACAACTAAGACTCCTTATCATCATGATCATCTAGAACCTCAAAacatttatcatcatcatgatcagaCCCATTTGGTTTACCAAACCGGAAGTTCTGGGACGGTTCACCACGGGGATGCCACAGAGAATAGTTACCACAACGAAACCTCCTCAGCCATGGGAGAATTCTCCATCTACTCTGACTTGGAACAACGCTTGAACACTTTCAATCAAGATAATCTCAAAGAGCTTCAGTCAGCAAATTTTGGCTATATCTCCTTCTCGTGA